Proteins encoded within one genomic window of Bos indicus x Bos taurus breed Angus x Brahman F1 hybrid chromosome 18, Bos_hybrid_MaternalHap_v2.0, whole genome shotgun sequence:
- the LOC113875840 gene encoding zinc finger protein 239-like: protein MSAKAFLINMKMLLCILQNCYQTMNHKRKDLTNVMKINSKWIKDLNVRPETIKLLEENICDKAFNQTTKVAMHWRIYTGEKPHKCDVCGKAFNQAAKFVIHWRYHMREKPYKCDVCGKAFSQTSNLAVHQRIHTGKKPYKCNVCRKAFSHTANLTIHRRLHTGEKPYKCDVCGMAFNEAAKLAVHQRFHTGEKPHKYHICGRAFSQTSNLAVHRRIHTGEKPYKCDVCGKAFNQTTRLELHQRIHTGKKPYKCNVCDKAFSHTANLTVHQRLHTGEKPYKCDICSKAFRVSSNLAVHRSVHTGEKPYKCDVCGKAFSHTGKLGFHQSSYWRETI, encoded by the exons ATGTCTGCAAAGGCTTTTCTCATAAACATGAAAATGCTGTTATGCATCCTTCAGAACTGTTACCAGACCATGAACCACAAAAGAAAAGACCTTACAAACGTAATGA aaataaattcaaaatggattaaagatctcaatgtaagaccagaaactataaaactcctagaggagaacatatgCGACAAGGCTTTTAATCAAACCACAAAAGTTGCAATGCATTGGAGAATttatactggagagaaaccacataaatgtgatgtatgtggcaaggcctttaatCAAGCTGCAAAATTTGTAATTCATTGGCGATATCATAtgagagagaaaccatataaatgtgatgtatgtggcaaggcctttagtcAAACTTCAAACCTTGcagttcatcagagaattcatactggaaaGAAGCCATACAAATGCAATGTATGTCGCAAGGCGTTTAGTCATACTGCAAACCTTACTATTCATCGCAGACTTCATACTGgggagaaaccatataaatgtgatgtatgtggcatGGCCTTTAATGAAGCTGCAAAGCTTGCAGTTCATCAGAGATTccatacaggagagaaaccacATAAATATCATATTTGTGGCAGAGCCTTTAGTCAAACTTCAAACCTTGCAGTTCAtcggagaattcatactggagagaaaccatataaatgtgatgtgtgtggcaaggcctttaatCAAACTACAAGACTTGAacttcatcagagaattcatactggaaaGAAGCCATACAAATGCAATGTATGTGACAAGGCATTTAGTCATACTGCCAACCTTACTGTTCATCAGAgacttcatactggagagaaaccatataaatgtgatatatgtagCAAGGCTTTCAGAGTAAGTTCAAACCTTGCTGTTCATCGGAgtgttcatactggagagaaaccatataaatgtgatgtatgtggcaagGCATTTAGTCATACTGGAAAACTTGGTTTTCATCAGAGTTCATattggagagaaaccatataa